The proteins below are encoded in one region of Podarcis raffonei isolate rPodRaf1 chromosome 6, rPodRaf1.pri, whole genome shotgun sequence:
- the C6H1orf116 gene encoding specifically androgen-regulated gene protein: MPKKDLWIRTADPEPRAIVHSAGSCDSMISNDSSLSGKSDSGYDYLSVAEKECLMFLEETLDSLDTEGDSGVSTDEAETAESSKHPRTWPMRDVPKELDHENLGKRNKIEPKNKKCLSGSVPVVTPNPGHHIFLRNISVKSAPKVSLAEATGSNVADSLKCQTSWGSPKHEPVDIPNDKPKMSSQLRPSNLESIVIPPPEPFQDQRRSHPRSGQEPSGIPHYENKRNVDVVEGYGAAATQTELSLDKMGVAIGKEAILKPLSPKSSKKISEQITVAQENYQKPTLEEPALDPNFKQGPPTAPKPRKLPPNIILKTSKGNAVSLNVDPGHKIKVLAPSNGRPRAATGDFSMEKVHSIQNEQGRARREALKKLGLPLDQEKDPDDHVIKTTPYSIPRETPRTSSRENVNMDNVTSDKKSDEQHNQVGGKEIYPMDINLVAVKQVNVKSKTLERSGVGLSSCISSGSEDQNIKNSGSLGKMSFFDKITPNFLRSSRPRPASLGTGKDFVDLKENKMHNAELEKSDKRRSYPLQPPSKLPRPPCVSVKITPKGATEEHRKEALKKLGLLKE; encoded by the exons ATGCCTAAAAAGGATTTGTGGATAAGGACAGCTGACCCAGAACCCAGAGCAATTGTTCACAGTGCAGGCAGTTGTGACAGTATGATCAGCAACGACTCCAGCTTGTCCGGAAAG AGTGACAGTGGCTATGACTATCTATCAGTGGCGGAGAAAGAATGTCTTATGTTCCTTGAAGAAACACTAGATTCTCTGGATACTGAAGGAGACAGCGGAGTTTCTACTGATGAGGCAGAGACAGCTGAGTCTTCTAAGCATCCACGGACGTGGCCTATGAGAGATGTTCCTAAAG agctggatcaTGAAAATCTAGGAAAGCGCAACAAAATTGAACCAAAGAACAAAAAATGTCTTTCTGGCTCTGTTCCTGTTGTCACCCCAAATCCAGGTCACCATATCTTTCTAAGGAACATCAGTGTAAAAAGTGCTCCCAAGGTTTCCCTTGCTGAAGCAACAGGGTCTAATGTTGCTGATTCTCTGAAATGCCAGACTTCATGGGGGTCTCCTAAGCACGAGCCAGTGGACATACCAAATGACAAGCCTAAAATGAGCTCCCAGTTAAGGCCATCTAACTTGGAATCTATAGTCATCCCACCCCCTGAACCTTTCCAGGACCAGCGGAGGAGTCATCCTAGAAGTGGGCAAGAGCCAAGTGGGATACCTCACTATGAAAATAAGAGGAATGTTGATGTAGTGGAGGGATATGGGGCTGCAGCTACCCAGACGGAACTTTCACTAGATAAGATGGGGGTAGCAATTGGGAAAGAAgccattctgaaacctctctctcctaAAAGTAGCAAGAAGATTTCTGAACAAATTACTGTTGCTCAAGAAAATTATCAAAAACCTACACTGGAAGAACCTGCCCTAGATCCCAACTTCAAGCAAGGTCCTCCCACTGCCCCCAAACCCAGGAAACTGCCTCCCAATATTATCCTTAAAACCAGCAAAGGTAATGCTGTGTCACTCAATGTGGATCCCGGTCACAAGATAAAGGTTCTGGCTCCATCAAATGGCAGGCCCAGAGCTGCAACTGGTGATTTTTCCATGGAAAAAGTTCATTCAATCCAAAATGAACAGGGGAGAGCCAGGAGAGAAGCTCTTAAGAAACTGGGTCTCCCACTAGATCAAGAAAAAGATCCCGATGATCATGTGATCAAAACCACACCTTACTCAATTCCAAGAGAAACTCCCAGGACAAGCAGCAGGGAGAATGTAAATATGGATAATGTCACCTCTGATAAGAAATCTGATGAACAGCACAACCAGGTTGGTGGGAAAGAAATCTACCCAATGGATATCAACCTTGTAGCTGTCAAACAAGTCAATGTCAAATCCAAAACACTGGAGCGTTCAGGTGTCGGTTTGAGCAGTTGCATCTCTTCTGGGAGCGAGGACCAGAATATTAAGAACAGTGGTTCACTTGGCAAAATGTCATTTTTTGACAAGATCACTCCAAACTTTCTTCGCAGTAGCCGGCCACGCCCAGCTTCCCTTGGCACGGGGAAAGACTTTGTTGAtctgaaggaaaacaaaatgcataatgCTGAGTTGGAAAAAAGCGACAAACGACGATCTTATCCACTTCAGCCCCCCTCTAAGCTGCCCAGGCCACCATGTGTCAGTGTAAAGATCACCCCTAAGGGGGCCACAGAGGAGCATAGAAAGGAGGCTTTGAAAAAACTTGGTCTATTGAAGGAGTAA